Proteins from one Oscillatoria nigro-viridis PCC 7112 genomic window:
- a CDS encoding GmrSD restriction endonuclease domain-containing protein translates to MSIVPRGMAVTEAYQLYRLGNLLVNRKYQRKLIWSVDEKEKLIGSILKGYPIPLILLAERPQVHGSGKYEIIDGMQRLNAICGFIENLFAFNGRHFNLKEYSYAQQLADEKVFEVDESFDKLDRKECAEILHYQFAVTIYTAMDESDITEVFGRINSGGKHLSNQERRQAGVTTSFAEVVRTIAMQLRGDDTQKTLRLFDMPQVSIDSKRNNQGYGIQAEDTLWCKQGILRISQLRDSEDEDMIADIAASILLNEPLPRSKEQLDNLYNEESKDFQLIENSLTTYGFKKLEENIVKTFSVLGATIETYSSDNKCLQNLVNPGINNPIPQAFYTIFMAFFELIIDLDLLPANPQGIMEALKNLQKKLDLSRRYTAIQDRKNNINQTKGLIQDHFAKKKDKSNLGQGVELIQTFKNSLLRSRIETTKYECKQGLMELSANRKLNKNLLPRLVETICGIANSDPENDGYIFLGVADKKQDAEKIKKLDGINPIEINDRYVVGIDREARILGKPLEDYVGILRDTIRQSHLTDPLKTQVMTKIDTIDFKGLSVIRINVPSQKQVSFVGEKAFIREDSSTVEANAPKLVAVSLLFPK, encoded by the coding sequence ATGAGCATTGTTCCACGCGGAATGGCAGTCACTGAAGCTTATCAGCTCTATCGGTTAGGTAACTTATTGGTAAACAGAAAGTATCAAAGAAAATTAATTTGGTCAGTTGACGAAAAAGAAAAATTGATTGGAAGCATTTTAAAGGGATATCCAATTCCTTTGATTCTACTAGCTGAACGTCCTCAAGTTCATGGAAGTGGAAAGTATGAGATCATAGATGGTATGCAGCGACTTAATGCTATTTGTGGTTTTATTGAAAATTTATTTGCATTTAATGGCAGGCATTTCAATCTTAAAGAGTACTCTTATGCTCAACAATTAGCTGATGAAAAGGTATTTGAAGTTGACGAAAGTTTTGATAAATTAGATAGAAAAGAATGTGCAGAGATTTTACATTATCAGTTTGCTGTAACCATTTACACTGCAATGGATGAAAGCGATATAACAGAGGTTTTTGGCAGAATAAATTCCGGTGGTAAGCATTTAAGCAACCAAGAGAGACGACAAGCAGGTGTAACGACATCATTCGCAGAAGTAGTTCGTACAATTGCTATGCAGTTGCGGGGGGATGATACTCAAAAAACGCTTCGCTTATTTGATATGCCCCAGGTTAGTATTGATTCCAAACGGAATAATCAAGGTTATGGGATTCAAGCAGAAGATACATTGTGGTGTAAGCAAGGTATCCTTAGAATCTCTCAACTGCGTGATAGTGAAGATGAAGATATGATAGCAGATATTGCAGCATCGATATTACTTAATGAACCCCTACCAAGAAGCAAGGAGCAGCTAGATAATCTGTATAATGAAGAGAGCAAGGACTTCCAGTTAATAGAGAATAGTCTTACAACGTATGGCTTCAAAAAACTCGAAGAAAACATTGTAAAAACTTTCTCAGTTCTTGGAGCAACTATTGAAACATATAGCTCAGATAATAAGTGTTTACAAAATCTCGTAAACCCCGGCATTAATAATCCAATACCGCAGGCATTCTATACAATCTTCATGGCTTTTTTTGAATTAATAATTGACTTAGATCTTTTACCTGCTAATCCTCAAGGGATTATGGAGGCACTCAAAAATCTTCAAAAAAAGTTAGATCTAAGCCGTCGCTATACAGCCATACAAGATCGTAAAAATAATATTAATCAAACCAAGGGATTGATACAAGACCACTTCGCGAAGAAGAAAGACAAATCAAATTTAGGACAAGGTGTTGAGTTGATACAAACGTTCAAAAATTCCTTACTTCGTTCTCGTATAGAAACTACAAAGTACGAGTGTAAGCAAGGTTTGATGGAGCTGTCAGCAAATAGAAAGCTAAATAAGAATTTGCTACCGAGACTTGTTGAAACAATTTGCGGAATTGCCAACTCCGATCCAGAAAATGATGGATATATTTTCCTGGGAGTGGCTGATAAAAAGCAAGACGCAGAAAAAATTAAAAAGTTAGATGGGATTAATCCTATTGAAATTAATGATAGATATGTTGTAGGAATTGATAGAGAAGCTAGGATTTTAGGTAAACCGCTAGAGGATTATGTTGGGATATTAAGGGATACAATACGTCAATCACATTTGACTGACCCCTTAAAAACTCAAGTTATGACGAAAATTGATACTATAGATTTCAAGGGATTATCGGTGATTAGAATTAATGTTCCATCTCAAAAACAGGTTTCGTTTGTAGGTGAAAAAGCTTTTATTAGGGAGGACTCTTCAACTGTAGAAGCTAACGCGCCCAAACTAGTTGCTGTTTCCCTACTTTTCCCAAAGTAG
- a CDS encoding IS1634 family transposase, producing the protein MFFTPFKSVISYLIFLINAIDEMELVEEVNKIVGIRIKETLSPGQVMKAMILNGLGFLSAPIYLFDRFFVGKATEHLIGEGVTPEQLNDDRIGRALDKYHQAGTTKLFTAIALKAALKFEVSMKSVHLDSSSISVEGAYKNCQGNSQEVEAELSDTESDMKTIKIVHGYSRDRRPDLKQFMVATIVTGDGDVPLYLKIDDGNADDKSVFVERLKEFKKQWTFDGICVADSALYTAENLSAMAGMKWITRVPLSIKEAQNKICNIEDSAWEDSEIKGYKMAVQTSEYAGIKQRWLVIESEMRKQANLEKIVKQVEKQLESAKTKLCKLSRQKYACIPDAETAIKKLSKSWKYHQITEIKFQEKPVKATKNNLKELGQIQTKVYQVTGEIAPVNSAIEAEKVKAGRFILATNILDTEEVSNPEVLSEYKAQQSNERGFRFIKDPLFFTSSVFVKKPERVEAIGMIMGLCLLVYNLAQRKLRQQLLATNDRVKNQVNKLTDKPTIRWIFQMFQAVHLVTINGEKQVSNLNQERQDILRHLGEYCCQYYLIFLSG; encoded by the coding sequence ATATTTTTCACTCCGTTCAAGTCAGTTATATCATACCTCATCTTTCTGATAAATGCTATAGATGAAATGGAATTGGTAGAAGAAGTCAACAAAATAGTGGGAATAAGAATTAAAGAAACCCTCAGCCCAGGACAAGTAATGAAAGCAATGATTTTGAACGGATTGGGATTTTTGAGTGCGCCAATCTACCTATTTGACAGATTTTTTGTAGGAAAAGCAACAGAACATCTAATTGGAGAAGGAGTGACGCCAGAACAATTAAACGATGACAGAATCGGGAGAGCATTAGACAAATATCATCAAGCTGGAACGACAAAACTCTTCACAGCAATTGCCCTAAAAGCAGCACTAAAATTTGAAGTATCAATGAAAAGTGTTCATCTAGACAGCAGCTCAATATCAGTAGAAGGAGCCTACAAAAACTGTCAGGGAAACAGCCAGGAAGTTGAGGCAGAATTGTCAGATACAGAATCTGACATGAAAACCATAAAAATCGTTCATGGCTATTCAAGAGATCGAAGACCAGACCTCAAACAATTTATGGTTGCTACGATCGTAACTGGAGATGGAGACGTACCATTATATCTCAAAATAGATGATGGAAATGCCGACGATAAAAGTGTTTTTGTAGAAAGATTGAAAGAATTTAAAAAACAGTGGACATTTGATGGAATCTGTGTAGCAGACAGTGCCTTATACACAGCAGAAAATTTGTCAGCAATGGCAGGAATGAAATGGATAACCAGAGTACCACTAAGCATCAAAGAAGCTCAAAATAAAATCTGCAACATTGAAGATAGTGCCTGGGAAGACTCTGAAATAAAAGGATATAAAATGGCAGTCCAAACCAGTGAGTATGCTGGCATCAAGCAAAGATGGCTAGTAATAGAAAGTGAAATGAGAAAGCAAGCAAATCTTGAAAAAATAGTTAAGCAAGTAGAGAAACAATTAGAATCAGCTAAAACCAAGCTGTGTAAGCTATCCAGGCAAAAATATGCTTGTATTCCTGATGCAGAAACTGCAATAAAAAAGTTATCAAAATCATGGAAATATCACCAAATAACAGAAATTAAATTCCAAGAAAAGCCAGTTAAAGCAACAAAAAACAATCTCAAAGAACTCGGTCAGATACAGACAAAAGTTTATCAAGTTACAGGTGAAATAGCCCCCGTAAATTCAGCGATTGAAGCAGAAAAAGTCAAAGCTGGGAGATTTATATTAGCCACAAATATCTTAGATACTGAAGAAGTAAGCAATCCAGAGGTATTATCGGAATATAAAGCGCAGCAAAGTAATGAGAGAGGATTTAGATTTATCAAAGATCCGTTATTTTTCACTTCGAGCGTATTCGTGAAAAAGCCGGAGCGAGTTGAAGCAATTGGAATGATAATGGGACTATGTTTGTTAGTGTATAACCTGGCGCAAAGGAAATTGAGACAACAATTATTAGCTACCAACGATCGAGTGAAAAATCAGGTAAATAAATTAACAGATAAGCCGACAATACGCTGGATATTTCAGATGTTTCAAGCTGTACATTTAGTAACGATAAATGGAGAGAAGCAGGTCAGTAATTTAAACCAAGAACGTCAAGATATCTTGCGACATTTAGGAGAGTATTGCTGTCAATACTATTTAATATTTCTAAGTGGATAA
- a CDS encoding IS630 family transposase (programmed frameshift), which produces MKTYSIDFRQKIMDVYHNEPLSQRAIANRFCVALSFVQKLVKQYRETQNIAPRTERCGVKLKLNAEQLLILAELIEENNDATLEELRYLLYQKIGFTISVATMGRMAKLLNMTFKKKTLFPSAKGTDRVQGLRYEFWQKVREVCFKDLIFIDESGVNLAMVRLYARSLKGSRARGQKPNKRGKNVSIIGAISVNEVLTSVNLIGTTDTITFEAFIIRKLVPKLWKGACVVMDNCTIHTSEEIEKAIKSQGAKIIYLSPYSPDFSPIEHLWSKLKNILRSIKTTNYRELAKAIEFAFNQVTLSDMRNWFTHCCYCTSSL; this is translated from the exons ATGAAAACTTATTCGATTGATTTTAGACAAAAAATTATGGATGTGTACCATAATGAACCGCTGTCACAAAGAGCAATAGCTAACCGTTTTTGTGTGGCCCTAAGTTTCGTCCAAAAATTGGTTAAGCAGTATCGTGAGACCCAAAACATTGCTCCTCGAACTGAGCGATGCGGAGTCAAATTGAAACTCAATGCAGAACAACTACTGATTTTAGCCGAATTGATTGAAGAAAATAATGATGCAACTCTCGAAGAACTCCGTTATTTACTGTACCAGAAAATTGGTTTTACCATCAGCGTGGCAACGATGGGAAGAATGGCAAAACTCTTAAACATGACTTTTA AAAAAAAAACTCTCTTTCCGAGCGCGAAAGGCACTGACCGAGTTCAGGGTCTGCGATATGAGTTCTGGCAAAAAGTCCGAGAAGTTTGTTTTAAAGACTTAATATTCATTGATGAATCAGGAGTCAACTTAGCAATGGTTAGGTTATATGCTCGTTCTCTAAAAGGTTCAAGGGCTCGGGGACAAAAACCAAATAAACGGGGGAAAAATGTCTCAATAATTGGAGCTATATCAGTCAATGAAGTCCTAACATCAGTCAACTTAATAGGTACAACTGATACAATTACATTTGAGGCTTTTATCATCCGAAAGCTCGTACCAAAACTCTGGAAAGGTGCTTGTGTAGTGATGGACAATTGTACTATTCACACAAGCGAAGAAATAGAAAAAGCCATCAAAAGTCAAGGGGCAAAAATAATATACTTATCACCATATTCGCCCGACTTCTCACCAATTGAACATTTATGGTCAAAACTCAAAAACATTCTCCGTTCTATCAAGACGACTAATTACCGAGAATTAGCAAAAGCGATAGAGTTTGCCTTCAATCAAGTTACATTATCCGATATGAGGAATTGGTTTACTCACTGCTGTTATTGTACCTCATCTTTATGA
- a CDS encoding Rpn family recombination-promoting nuclease/putative transposase — protein sequence MRRDSIFYKLFQEAPTLLFELLEESPSNAEQYRFDSVAVKEPKFEIDGVFLPPDAEPGVVYFCEVQFQRDELLYERLFGESFLYFYRNRQRFTDWEAVVIYPSRSTEQSETHPYRSLLNCNQVHRVYLDELGDIEQLPLGVALMALTTIDEASTPEAARLLLARSQREESEAASRAIIEMLTTILVYKFTNLNRREAEAMLGITLEETRFYREAKEEGIEQGIEQGIVQGIVQGREQEGRALILRQLNRRLLNRRVGTLPESITTRIADLSIEQIETLAEELLDFQSIEDLEVWLENLPQGD from the coding sequence ATGCGTCGAGATTCAATATTTTACAAGTTATTTCAAGAAGCTCCGACGCTGCTGTTTGAGCTATTGGAAGAGTCACCATCGAATGCGGAACAGTATCGATTTGACTCGGTTGCGGTGAAGGAACCGAAGTTTGAAATTGATGGGGTGTTTTTGCCACCGGATGCTGAGCCGGGAGTTGTATATTTCTGTGAGGTGCAGTTTCAGCGGGATGAATTGCTTTATGAGCGATTGTTTGGTGAGTCGTTTTTGTATTTTTATCGCAACCGTCAGCGATTTACAGATTGGGAAGCGGTGGTAATTTATCCGAGTCGATCGACTGAACAATCAGAAACGCATCCGTATAGATCGCTCTTGAACTGCAATCAGGTGCATCGCGTATATTTGGATGAGTTGGGGGATATTGAACAGTTGCCGCTGGGGGTGGCGCTGATGGCTTTGACGACGATCGACGAAGCGAGTACGCCGGAAGCGGCGCGATTGTTGCTGGCGCGATCGCAGCGGGAGGAATCTGAGGCAGCGAGTCGCGCCATAATAGAGATGCTGACGACAATACTGGTTTACAAGTTTACAAATTTGAACCGAAGGGAGGCAGAGGCGATGTTAGGGATTACGCTTGAGGAAACTCGGTTTTATCGGGAAGCTAAGGAAGAAGGCATTGAACAAGGCATTGAACAAGGCATTGTCCAAGGGATTGTCCAAGGCCGCGAACAAGAAGGAAGAGCTTTGATTTTACGTCAGTTAAATCGCCGTCTGTTAAATCGGCGAGTTGGAACATTACCGGAATCTATCACGACTAGAATTGCTGATTTGTCGATCGAGCAAATTGAAACTCTAGCAGAGGAATTGTTAGATTTTCAGTCGATCGAGGATTTAGAGGTTTGGCTGGAGAATTTGCCGCAGGGAGATTGA
- the ccsB gene encoding c-type cytochrome biogenesis protein CcsB: MDLVVLQNWLDNISFAVLFSTMLIYWVGAAFPGIPYLSALGTAGMAVANLSIAALLGSRWIEAGYFPLSNLYESLFFLVWGITAIHLVAENMSRSRLVGVATSPVAMAISAFAALTLPATMQSAEPLVPALKSNWLMMHVSVMMLSYSTLMVGALLAIAFLIVTRGQKIELTGSSFGTNSNRNGNYRLQRPQNPEPQNAETSADSALVFSEPSFNSNNNGLGTTAVLELATVQTSSTAPTQTAEPLSPQRLNLAETLDNISYRIIGLGFPLLTVGIIAGAVWANEAWGSYWSWDPKETWALITWLVFAAYLHARITRGWQGRRPAILAATGFVVVWICYLGVNLLGKGLHSYGWFF; the protein is encoded by the coding sequence ATGGATCTGGTCGTACTCCAGAACTGGCTGGACAACATCTCCTTTGCCGTTTTGTTCTCCACAATGCTCATTTACTGGGTTGGCGCAGCTTTCCCCGGCATTCCCTACCTGTCAGCCCTAGGAACCGCAGGAATGGCCGTAGCCAACCTATCCATCGCCGCTTTACTCGGTTCTCGATGGATAGAAGCCGGCTACTTCCCCTTAAGCAATCTCTACGAATCCCTATTTTTCCTCGTGTGGGGAATCACCGCCATCCACCTAGTCGCGGAAAACATGAGCCGTTCCCGCTTAGTAGGAGTAGCCACATCCCCCGTAGCAATGGCAATATCCGCCTTTGCAGCCCTGACTCTGCCCGCCACCATGCAATCTGCAGAGCCCCTAGTACCCGCCCTCAAATCAAACTGGCTGATGATGCACGTTAGCGTCATGATGCTCAGTTACTCAACTTTAATGGTAGGAGCGCTACTGGCGATCGCCTTTTTAATCGTCACCCGCGGCCAAAAAATCGAACTCACCGGTAGTTCCTTCGGCACCAACAGCAACCGCAACGGCAACTACCGCCTCCAACGCCCTCAAAACCCCGAACCTCAAAATGCAGAAACCAGCGCCGACAGCGCATTAGTGTTCAGCGAACCCTCTTTCAACTCCAACAATAACGGTTTGGGCACCACCGCAGTGCTCGAATTAGCCACCGTTCAAACCTCATCAACCGCCCCAACTCAAACCGCAGAACCTCTCTCGCCCCAGCGCTTGAATCTAGCAGAAACTCTGGATAACATTAGCTATCGCATCATCGGTTTAGGATTCCCCTTACTGACAGTTGGCATTATTGCCGGTGCGGTTTGGGCTAACGAAGCTTGGGGATCGTACTGGAGTTGGGACCCGAAAGAAACTTGGGCGCTAATTACTTGGTTGGTATTTGCTGCCTACCTGCACGCCCGCATTACTCGCGGCTGGCAGGGAAGACGCCCAGCAATTTTAGCAGCCACAGGTTTTGTGGTAGTTTGGATTTGCTATCTAGGCGTTAATCTGTTAGGCAAAGGTTTACATTCCTACGGTTGGTTTTTCTAA
- a CDS encoding KGK domain-containing protein yields MDESKIFPQEDDVVSAPTSALMYQCTFKVSEFMAIMQSKLVDEKLFSDGLDCELLSAGKDWTKGKLRMRLEFIPLEPEIKEQKALPAAASRSDTVQNYAVDSSNKTDIDEPLKQCDSTEISNHFPISRYPDRDPQSIGMWS; encoded by the coding sequence ATGGACGAATCGAAAATATTTCCCCAAGAAGACGATGTTGTGTCTGCCCCTACCAGCGCTTTGATGTATCAATGTACATTCAAAGTGAGCGAATTTATGGCAATTATGCAGTCAAAATTGGTAGACGAAAAATTATTTTCAGACGGGCTGGATTGCGAGCTATTAAGTGCTGGCAAAGACTGGACGAAAGGAAAACTTAGAATGCGTCTGGAGTTCATTCCGCTCGAACCTGAAATCAAAGAACAAAAAGCCCTTCCTGCCGCTGCCTCCAGATCGGACACCGTGCAAAACTACGCCGTAGATAGCTCAAATAAAACCGATATAGATGAGCCATTAAAGCAATGTGACTCAACAGAAATAAGTAATCATTTTCCTATTTCTAGGTATCCAGACCGCGACCCCCAAAGTATAGGAATGTGGAGCTAG
- the tilS gene encoding tRNA lysidine(34) synthetase TilS, whose amino-acid sequence MAESSHWTYLHAQVHRTLLYRQILPSNQRLLVAVSGGQDSLCLIKLLLDLQPKWGWKLGIVHCDHRWRSDSQASANHVEQLAKSWGISYYLETASDIPKTEAAARQWRYQALTEIAIAHNYPYIVTGHTASDRAETLLYNLIRGSGADGLSALTWTRPLLDFRLPIADCRLGNAGENPNSQISVDFRLENHDENFQSKIPNLKSKIGRLGNSGENPNSQISADFRLENQPENSQSKIPNLKSKIYLVRPLLEITRSQTGQFCLEQKLPIWEDSTNQDLQYTRNRIRAELLPYLETHFNPKAQQALSQTAELLRADVEYLELAASELLQRAMSPIADSPQVNFQLPVKLNRPILREAPLALQRRAMRQLLQQILPSAPSFESVEKLTRLIVAPNRSQTDPFPGGAIGRVEHPSIILHIQF is encoded by the coding sequence ATGGCTGAATCTTCCCATTGGACGTACCTGCACGCTCAAGTGCACAGGACGCTGCTGTACCGACAAATATTGCCATCAAATCAGCGATTGCTAGTAGCAGTATCTGGCGGACAAGATTCTCTGTGTTTAATTAAATTACTGCTAGATTTGCAGCCAAAATGGGGGTGGAAACTAGGGATTGTTCACTGCGATCATCGTTGGCGTTCTGACTCGCAAGCCTCGGCCAATCATGTAGAACAATTAGCTAAAAGCTGGGGAATATCCTACTATTTGGAAACAGCCTCGGACATCCCCAAAACAGAAGCAGCGGCCAGACAGTGGCGATATCAAGCTTTAACGGAAATTGCGATCGCCCACAACTACCCCTACATTGTTACAGGCCACACAGCCAGCGATCGCGCCGAAACACTCCTCTACAACCTGATTCGCGGCAGTGGCGCCGACGGACTTTCTGCCCTCACCTGGACGCGACCCCTGCTCGATTTTCGATTGCCGATTGCCGATTGTAGATTGGGGAATGCCGGCGAAAATCCCAACTCCCAAATATCGGTCGATTTTAGATTGGAAAATCACGATGAAAATTTCCAATCTAAAATCCCAAATCTCAAATCTAAAATCGGTAGATTGGGGAATTCCGGCGAAAATCCCAACTCCCAAATATCTGCCGATTTTAGATTGGAAAATCAGCCTGAAAATTCCCAATCGAAAATCCCAAATCTAAAATCTAAAATCTATTTAGTTCGTCCCTTGCTCGAAATAACTCGATCGCAAACAGGTCAATTTTGTCTAGAGCAAAAACTACCTATTTGGGAAGATTCCACAAATCAAGATTTGCAATATACGCGCAACCGGATTCGAGCAGAATTATTGCCTTATTTGGAAACTCATTTCAACCCAAAAGCCCAACAAGCCCTATCTCAAACAGCCGAACTCCTCCGCGCCGACGTAGAATATCTCGAACTTGCAGCCAGCGAGTTGCTACAGCGAGCAATGTCTCCAATTGCAGACAGCCCGCAGGTAAATTTTCAACTTCCCGTCAAGTTAAATCGCCCGATTTTGCGGGAAGCACCCCTGGCCTTGCAGCGACGGGCAATGCGGCAACTACTGCAACAAATATTGCCCTCGGCCCCCAGCTTTGAAAGCGTAGAAAAACTAACCCGCTTAATAGTAGCGCCCAACCGATCGCAAACCGATCCATTTCCTGGAGGAGCGATCGGTCGAGTCGAACACCCTTCGATAATTTTACATATTCAATTTTAA
- the hmpF gene encoding pilus motility taxis protein HmpF translates to MLYLAEVQKQRSGFGLGGGKAELKLLACQRGEHNWSAVPGDDAIPVEEANKFNDGTLVLVELSASKQVQRIQEAARQLVSILQNFSRLQDKFKDKEEEIEQWKASLTFSSQELNRREMEMQAREEQLAQMEEELERLEAQRSEIENTRDEANRLREEVDRSRVEIETAWEQLRGEQQRVAQQQSEVPQGAVIDEQQSQRIQELMQKLGGAIASAQGVREQLNQSLGAVGAQQAILDQHWQQLEQKQSIAQQQQEEVDRQNQTLQNRWQEWYQSQDALAGARAELKGQQSTLSAKQGQAQSVSLQVQAVENLYQQVSRLASASGAAGTEQKVDVSALEKMPVDELQGLVQHLEQDLEKVFRFVNDQEEELTLQRETIEDLQGKIQAASEYDRLALENEMADELESYQMLNETLVGQRLRLQEREDVLKQHQAVLWRRLGTANALKQERGDIDLGPIVAQIDTQRQQQSQELQRLENEIQQVREAISQIEANVNRQNGESEAKRYELKQLEQNLFNQKGAVAQLWGRLNVYQEMLQPVQDNLNALRQKLEAVAGELDRVQETGDEQNRVVSELWQVLSGLIAA, encoded by the coding sequence GTGCTGTATCTAGCGGAAGTACAAAAACAGAGAAGCGGCTTTGGTCTCGGTGGCGGTAAGGCTGAACTGAAACTGCTAGCTTGTCAGCGGGGCGAACATAACTGGAGCGCCGTACCAGGCGATGACGCGATCCCAGTTGAGGAAGCTAATAAGTTTAACGACGGCACGCTGGTGCTGGTTGAGTTGAGCGCTAGCAAGCAAGTGCAGCGGATTCAGGAGGCGGCCCGCCAGTTGGTGAGCATTCTGCAAAATTTCTCGCGATTGCAGGACAAGTTTAAGGATAAGGAAGAGGAAATTGAACAGTGGAAGGCTTCTCTGACGTTTTCGAGTCAGGAACTCAATCGCCGGGAAATGGAAATGCAAGCCCGCGAAGAGCAGTTGGCTCAAATGGAGGAGGAGTTGGAGCGGCTGGAGGCTCAGCGCTCGGAAATTGAAAATACTCGAGATGAAGCTAACCGACTGCGAGAAGAAGTCGATCGCAGTCGCGTGGAAATTGAGACGGCTTGGGAACAGTTGCGGGGCGAGCAGCAACGGGTGGCCCAGCAGCAGTCTGAGGTTCCGCAGGGGGCAGTAATTGATGAGCAGCAGAGCCAGAGGATTCAGGAGTTGATGCAGAAGCTGGGAGGGGCAATTGCTTCGGCCCAAGGGGTGCGGGAACAACTGAATCAGTCTCTTGGTGCGGTGGGCGCTCAACAGGCAATTCTGGATCAGCACTGGCAGCAGTTGGAGCAAAAACAGAGCATAGCTCAACAGCAACAAGAAGAGGTCGATCGACAAAATCAGACCCTCCAGAACCGCTGGCAAGAGTGGTACCAATCTCAAGATGCTTTGGCCGGGGCTCGGGCGGAGCTTAAAGGGCAGCAAAGTACCCTCAGCGCTAAGCAGGGCCAGGCTCAGTCGGTGTCTTTGCAGGTGCAGGCTGTTGAGAACCTTTACCAGCAAGTTTCCAGGCTCGCATCTGCTTCGGGTGCTGCGGGTACGGAGCAGAAAGTAGATGTGTCAGCTTTGGAGAAGATGCCTGTTGATGAGTTACAGGGGCTGGTGCAACACCTGGAACAGGATTTGGAAAAGGTGTTCCGGTTTGTTAACGATCAAGAGGAGGAGTTGACTCTGCAGCGGGAGACAATCGAGGATCTGCAAGGGAAAATTCAAGCTGCTAGCGAGTACGATCGCCTGGCTTTGGAAAATGAAATGGCAGATGAACTCGAAAGTTATCAGATGTTAAACGAAACTCTCGTGGGACAGCGCCTCCGGTTGCAGGAACGGGAAGATGTTTTGAAGCAGCATCAGGCGGTGCTGTGGCGGCGGCTGGGTACTGCTAATGCTCTAAAACAAGAGCGAGGAGATATTGATTTGGGGCCGATTGTCGCACAGATCGATACTCAGCGGCAGCAGCAAAGCCAAGAATTGCAAAGACTGGAAAACGAAATTCAGCAGGTGCGGGAAGCAATATCCCAAATTGAGGCAAATGTCAACCGCCAAAATGGGGAAAGTGAGGCGAAACGCTACGAACTCAAGCAGTTAGAGCAGAATTTGTTCAACCAGAAAGGTGCAGTGGCGCAACTCTGGGGCAGGCTGAATGTTTATCAAGAAATGTTGCAGCCGGTGCAGGACAATTTGAATGCGCTACGCCAAAAGCTCGAAGCGGTGGCGGGGGAACTCGATCGGGTGCAGGAGACGGGAGACGAGCAAAATCGGGTAGTTTCCGAGTTGTGGCAAGTCCTTTCGGGTTTGATCGCAGCTTAA